The following are from one region of the Treponema denticola genome:
- the dxs gene encoding 1-deoxy-D-xylulose-5-phosphate synthase produces the protein MTKNSLLSKIKGPEDIKLLSHDELKDLAVEIRKEILTVVGHNGGHLASNLGVIELTLAIHRVFSSPHDAIVWDVGHQSYTHKMITGRQSRFSTLRLWEGLSGFPKREESVHDAFNTGHASTSISAALGILEGKRLNKDSGKVIAVIGDGAMTGGMAFEALSNAGELKKDLIVIINDNKMSISKNTGAFSEYLSRLTVHEGYQRFKYLFDKAVGSIPLVGNKLNSIIWRLKRGMKGIFYKNNIFVDFGFEYVGPINGHNMRELEKVLKNVKKLNSPVVMLVETIKGKGYPLAEINPAAFHGIGPFNIADGKVEKNDAITFTQAFGKALVKAAEKNSKIAAITAAMESGTGLSLFHNRFPERFFDAGIAEGHAVTFAAGLASAGIKPVTAIYSTFLQRAIDQIIHDTSIQNLPVIFAIDRAGPVPADGETHQGLFDIALLRPVPNMTILCPASEKELELMLSWALMQDNPIAIRYPKADCPKEIPEFSQNIEKGRGVLIKNSDKSRILITCTGGMYNEVKEASAILAHKGLFTDIYNVRFAKPIDKSYFLNIEKGYSYILFVEDGMKIGSLSSYLESLILRYERNKTGLQNKKTAVLAFEDMFFPHGTRSEIFKGAGVSAEHIVQAAELLFTETHTVSASTAIPVKEN, from the coding sequence ATGACAAAAAACAGCTTATTAAGTAAAATAAAAGGCCCCGAGGATATAAAGCTCCTTTCCCATGATGAACTTAAAGACCTCGCTGTAGAAATACGAAAAGAAATTCTCACTGTAGTAGGCCATAACGGCGGTCATCTTGCAAGCAATTTGGGCGTAATAGAGCTTACGCTTGCGATTCACAGGGTTTTTTCAAGTCCCCATGATGCTATTGTCTGGGATGTCGGTCATCAATCCTATACGCATAAAATGATAACAGGCCGACAATCCCGCTTTTCTACCTTACGCCTTTGGGAAGGTCTTTCCGGTTTTCCAAAAAGAGAAGAAAGTGTTCACGATGCCTTTAATACCGGCCATGCTTCAACTTCAATTTCTGCAGCTCTGGGTATTCTTGAAGGAAAAAGATTAAACAAGGATTCCGGAAAGGTTATAGCCGTTATAGGTGACGGTGCTATGACAGGCGGAATGGCCTTTGAAGCTCTTTCAAATGCCGGAGAATTAAAAAAAGATTTAATCGTTATAATAAACGACAATAAAATGTCCATAAGCAAAAATACGGGGGCTTTTTCCGAGTACTTGAGCCGCCTTACAGTTCATGAAGGCTACCAGCGTTTTAAGTACCTCTTTGACAAGGCTGTGGGCTCAATACCCCTTGTAGGAAACAAACTTAATTCCATAATTTGGCGTTTAAAAAGAGGAATGAAGGGGATATTCTACAAGAATAATATCTTTGTTGATTTTGGTTTTGAATATGTCGGCCCCATAAACGGCCACAATATGAGAGAACTTGAAAAGGTTTTAAAAAACGTAAAAAAATTAAACAGCCCCGTTGTAATGCTTGTAGAAACTATCAAGGGCAAGGGCTATCCCTTGGCAGAAATAAATCCTGCTGCATTTCATGGGATCGGGCCCTTTAACATTGCAGACGGCAAGGTAGAAAAAAATGATGCGATTACCTTTACGCAAGCCTTTGGAAAGGCTTTGGTAAAAGCCGCCGAAAAAAATTCGAAAATCGCAGCCATAACGGCAGCAATGGAATCTGGGACAGGCCTTTCTCTATTTCATAATAGATTTCCTGAAAGATTTTTTGACGCAGGTATTGCCGAGGGCCATGCCGTTACCTTTGCAGCAGGACTCGCCTCAGCCGGAATTAAGCCTGTTACGGCAATTTACAGTACCTTTTTACAGCGTGCAATCGACCAGATTATACACGACACTTCAATACAAAATTTGCCCGTGATTTTTGCTATAGACCGTGCAGGTCCCGTTCCGGCAGATGGAGAAACCCATCAGGGCCTTTTTGACATAGCCTTACTGCGTCCTGTTCCCAATATGACAATTCTTTGTCCTGCATCCGAAAAAGAGCTGGAGCTGATGCTTTCTTGGGCTCTTATGCAGGATAATCCCATAGCAATAAGGTATCCCAAAGCCGATTGCCCGAAAGAAATCCCCGAGTTTTCTCAAAACATAGAAAAAGGACGCGGAGTACTTATAAAGAATTCCGATAAGAGCCGCATTTTAATAACCTGTACCGGAGGGATGTACAATGAAGTTAAAGAGGCTTCTGCAATTCTTGCTCATAAGGGCCTTTTTACTGATATCTATAATGTGAGATTTGCAAAGCCTATAGACAAAAGCTATTTTTTAAACATTGAAAAAGGCTATTCATACATTCTTTTTGTAGAAGACGGTATGAAGATAGGCAGTCTAAGCTCATATTTGGAATCACTTATTTTAAGGTACGAAAGAAACAAGACCGGGTTGCAAAATAAAAAAACTGCGGTATTGGCTTTTGAAGATATGTTCTTCCCCCATGGTACCCGCTCCGAAATTTTTAAGGGTGCAGGCGTATCGGCCGAACACATAGTACAAGCAGCAGAGCTGCTTTTTACCGAAACTCATACCGTTTCGGCTTCTACCGCTATTCCGGTAAAGGAGAATTAG
- a CDS encoding redox-sensing transcriptional repressor Rex encodes MAKQKVPAAPSVRRLPSYLHLVKKAEADKLEYISGTVIAEELELEPIQVRKDLTITGIVGKPKKGYPVKLLITAIEKFLGWNKEKKAFVIGAGSLGTALSGYQGFKEHGLDICAAFDSDKRKIGKEIHELPVFGMDELETKVKEYKPEIAILTVPSKYAQEAANAIVKAGIKAIWNFTNIKITVPDKVIVQKEDLSSGYAMLGVMMNIKK; translated from the coding sequence ATGGCAAAACAAAAAGTACCGGCGGCCCCATCTGTGCGGAGGCTGCCTTCTTATCTTCACCTTGTAAAAAAAGCAGAGGCCGATAAGTTGGAATACATATCGGGAACGGTCATTGCCGAAGAATTGGAACTTGAACCCATTCAGGTTAGAAAGGACCTGACAATTACGGGAATTGTAGGTAAGCCCAAAAAAGGCTATCCCGTCAAATTACTGATAACGGCCATCGAAAAATTTTTAGGCTGGAATAAAGAAAAAAAGGCTTTTGTAATAGGGGCAGGAAGTTTAGGTACAGCTCTCTCAGGCTACCAAGGTTTTAAAGAACATGGGCTGGACATTTGTGCCGCCTTTGATTCAGACAAAAGAAAAATTGGAAAAGAAATTCATGAACTTCCTGTGTTTGGAATGGATGAATTGGAAACAAAAGTTAAAGAATATAAGCCCGAAATCGCTATTTTGACGGTTCCTTCAAAATATGCTCAAGAGGCCGCAAACGCCATTGTAAAAGCCGGAATCAAGGCAATTTGGAATTTTACAAATATCAAAATCACCGTGCCCGATAAGGTTATAGTCCAAAAAGAAGATTTAAGCTCAGGTTATGCAATGCTCGGCGTTATGATGAATATCAAAAAATAA
- a CDS encoding class I SAM-dependent methyltransferase produces the protein MQKNQYQAELFKNRLQKRFKHLSKWAKREGVFAYRLYDKDIPEIPLAVDIYFAETDGPENTAFLLIYLYKRPYEKSQEEEREWLLEIEEAASSSLLIPKERIFIKLREKQKGKSQYEKAGSSKNLIRVKEGECFFYINIEDYLDSGLFLDHRPARSMVFKEAKNKKVLNLFSYTGSFSVHAAKGGAASVDSVDLSNTYLNWAKENLKLNKLFDEEKTRLIKSDVIVFLKKAIEEQKKWDLIICDPPTFSNSKSADIFDVNRDWLKLCLLCLKVLSKNGKLYFSTNSQKIKFDKAELINSSKQKIRVKDITKASIPEDFRNQKIHKMWMIEAGYLP, from the coding sequence ATGCAAAAAAATCAATATCAGGCGGAGCTTTTTAAAAACCGCCTTCAAAAAAGATTTAAACATTTGTCAAAGTGGGCAAAACGGGAGGGCGTTTTTGCTTACAGATTGTATGACAAGGATATACCTGAAATTCCTCTTGCAGTAGACATCTATTTTGCCGAAACAGACGGACCGGAAAACACAGCCTTTTTGCTTATCTATCTTTACAAGAGGCCTTACGAAAAATCCCAGGAAGAAGAAAGAGAATGGCTTTTAGAAATTGAAGAAGCGGCATCCTCAAGCCTTTTAATACCTAAAGAAAGAATTTTTATAAAATTGCGTGAAAAGCAAAAAGGAAAAAGCCAATACGAAAAGGCAGGCTCAAGTAAAAATCTTATAAGAGTAAAAGAAGGAGAATGTTTTTTTTACATAAACATAGAAGACTATCTTGATTCCGGTCTCTTTTTGGATCACCGCCCTGCCCGTTCCATGGTTTTTAAAGAAGCAAAAAATAAAAAAGTTTTAAACCTGTTTTCATACACGGGAAGTTTTTCGGTTCATGCGGCAAAGGGCGGAGCCGCTTCCGTTGATTCGGTAGACCTTTCAAATACCTATCTAAATTGGGCAAAAGAAAATTTAAAATTAAATAAGCTCTTCGATGAAGAAAAAACCCGGCTTATAAAAAGCGATGTAATCGTTTTTTTAAAAAAAGCAATCGAAGAACAAAAAAAATGGGATTTAATTATCTGCGATCCTCCTACCTTTTCAAATTCAAAAAGTGCGGATATTTTTGATGTAAACAGAGATTGGCTAAAACTCTGCCTTCTCTGCCTAAAAGTGCTGTCAAAAAACGGAAAGCTTTATTTTTCTACCAATTCCCAAAAGATAAAATTCGATAAGGCAGAGCTTATCAATTCTTCCAAACAAAAGATAAGGGTAAAAGACATAACAAAGGCATCAATCCCCGAAGACTTTAGAAATCAAAAAATACATAAGATGTGGATGATTGAGGCGGGTTATCTCCCCTAA
- the ruvB gene encoding Holliday junction branch migration DNA helicase RuvB, whose protein sequence is MSDDFEVVRPEEQAGDEKDRALRPRSLVDFQGQTKAKENLSVFIKAARERGESLDHLFLIGPPGLGKTTLAQITANELGVDFKVTGAPALDKPKDLAGILTTLTERSVFFIDEIHRLKPAIEEMLYIAMEDYELDWIIGQGPGARTVRIPIPPFTLVGATTRAGMVSSPLISRFGIVQRFEFYSHEELASIISRSASILEIEIEKKAAFALARCSRGTPRVANRLLRRMRDFAQVAGKSSIDEMTVAAGLKQLNIDGLGLETYDRQILRSIIENYSGGPVGAETLAISIGESQDTLEDYYEPYLIQSGLLQRTPRGRMVTLKAYEHLGLNPPKLGDGQDGLFD, encoded by the coding sequence ATGAGCGATGATTTTGAGGTAGTGCGTCCCGAAGAACAGGCAGGGGACGAAAAGGACAGAGCTCTTCGTCCCCGCTCTCTTGTAGACTTTCAGGGGCAGACAAAGGCAAAAGAAAATCTTTCCGTTTTTATAAAGGCTGCCCGCGAAAGAGGAGAAAGCTTAGATCATCTTTTTTTGATAGGCCCGCCGGGCTTGGGAAAAACAACCCTTGCCCAAATTACGGCCAATGAACTCGGTGTCGATTTTAAGGTTACGGGAGCTCCCGCCCTCGATAAACCCAAGGATCTGGCCGGTATTCTTACTACCTTGACTGAACGCTCCGTCTTTTTTATAGACGAGATTCACCGTTTAAAGCCGGCCATCGAAGAGATGCTTTATATAGCAATGGAAGACTATGAACTTGACTGGATAATAGGGCAGGGGCCGGGAGCCAGAACTGTGCGTATTCCAATTCCGCCTTTTACCCTCGTCGGAGCGACCACAAGAGCCGGCATGGTTTCAAGCCCCCTTATAAGCCGCTTCGGTATTGTGCAGCGTTTTGAATTTTACAGCCATGAGGAGCTTGCCTCAATTATAAGCCGCTCCGCTTCAATCCTCGAAATCGAAATAGAAAAAAAGGCCGCCTTTGCCTTAGCCCGCTGTTCCCGCGGAACTCCAAGGGTTGCAAACCGTTTATTGCGGCGCATGAGGGACTTTGCCCAAGTTGCAGGCAAAAGCTCGATTGACGAGATGACGGTTGCCGCAGGCCTAAAGCAGCTAAACATCGACGGCCTAGGCCTTGAAACCTATGACAGGCAGATACTCCGCTCCATTATCGAAAATTATTCTGGCGGCCCCGTCGGTGCCGAAACCCTGGCAATTTCTATAGGAGAGTCTCAGGATACATTAGAGGACTATTATGAGCCCTACCTTATTCAGTCCGGCCTCCTTCAGCGCACCCCCCGCGGCCGCATGGTTACCCTTAAAGCATACGAACACCTCGGCCTAAATCCGCCTAAACTAGGGGATGGGCAAGACGGCCTCTTCGATTAG
- a CDS encoding iron-containing alcohol dehydrogenase, whose product MYNFEFEVPVKILFGKGSIENLVPEILKYGKRVLLCYGGGSIKRMGLYDTIIKKLDQAGIFYKELSGISPNPRIEEVEEGIKIVREHKLDFILPVGGGSTIDCSKAVSAGVNYVGSAWDLITGKAEIKDVLPIGTVLTLSATGSEMNCGAVISNLKTKEKLGFGAPPLLPKFSVLDPEYTYSVPKNQTAAGTADIMSHTFECYFSLNDGAYLQDRFAESILKTCIEYGPLAIKNPESYEARSNLMWAGTWAINGLLSDGKKTAWSVHPMEHELSAFYDITHGVGLAILTPHWLRHCLNDKTVKKIADYGINVWGLSKGEEVYKTAEKAIECTSDFFKSLGIPMTLKEAGIGEEHLKEMAEAAVAHRGKNGVIYGFQELRADDVYAIYKAAL is encoded by the coding sequence ATGTATAATTTTGAATTTGAAGTGCCGGTTAAAATTTTATTCGGTAAGGGTAGTATTGAGAACCTCGTACCTGAGATTCTTAAATACGGAAAAAGAGTTCTTCTATGTTACGGCGGCGGAAGTATTAAAAGAATGGGGCTTTATGATACAATCATTAAAAAACTGGATCAAGCCGGAATCTTTTATAAAGAGCTTTCCGGTATTTCGCCCAATCCCCGCATTGAAGAAGTTGAAGAGGGAATAAAAATAGTCCGTGAACACAAGCTGGATTTTATTCTACCTGTCGGAGGTGGAAGTACCATCGATTGCTCGAAGGCTGTTTCTGCCGGTGTAAATTATGTAGGAAGCGCATGGGATTTGATTACGGGCAAGGCCGAAATTAAAGATGTACTCCCGATAGGAACGGTACTGACCCTTTCTGCTACCGGTTCCGAGATGAACTGCGGAGCCGTTATTTCAAACCTTAAAACGAAGGAAAAGCTGGGTTTTGGAGCTCCGCCCCTTCTTCCGAAATTTTCGGTTCTTGATCCCGAATACACCTATTCCGTTCCTAAAAATCAGACAGCCGCAGGTACGGCCGATATTATGAGCCACACATTCGAGTGCTATTTTAGCCTAAATGACGGGGCCTATCTTCAAGACAGGTTTGCAGAAAGCATCTTAAAAACCTGTATCGAATACGGACCATTGGCTATTAAAAATCCCGAAAGCTATGAAGCCCGCTCCAACCTAATGTGGGCAGGTACATGGGCTATAAACGGTCTTTTAAGCGACGGTAAAAAAACGGCTTGGTCTGTTCATCCTATGGAGCATGAGCTGAGTGCTTTTTATGACATCACTCACGGAGTAGGGCTTGCTATTTTAACTCCTCATTGGCTGAGGCATTGCTTAAACGATAAAACCGTTAAAAAGATTGCAGATTACGGTATAAATGTTTGGGGCCTTTCAAAAGGAGAAGAAGTTTATAAAACTGCCGAAAAGGCAATCGAGTGTACTTCGGACTTTTTTAAATCTCTAGGTATTCCGATGACTCTGAAGGAAGCGGGAATAGGCGAGGAGCACTTAAAAGAAATGGCTGAAGCCGCTGTTGCTCACAGAGGTAAAAACGGAGTTATCTACGGCTTTCAAGAACTTCGAGCCGATGATGTTTATGCAATATATAAGGCTGCTCTTTAA
- the glpK gene encoding glycerol kinase GlpK, with protein MKKYVLAFDQGTTSCRAILFDKDGKKIETAQQEFSQIFPKQGWVEHDAMEIWGKQSGVAREVLERSGVSTQEIAAIGITNQRETTVVWNKKTGRPVYNAIVWQCRRTADICDALKEKGLSDSIRKKTGLIIDAYFSGTKIKWILDNVPEARTLAEKGELLFGNIDTWLIWNLTRGKVHVTDYTNASRTLLFNIHTLQWDKELLKAMDIPESMLPEVKPSSYVYGYTEEHTFGGAKIPIAGAAGDQQAALFGQACFEEGSAKNTYGTGCFMLMNTGDKIIESENGLLTTIAFGIDNSVKYALEGSSFIAGAAVQWLRDELKLIYTAHETEYYAGLVNDTNGVYFVPAFSGLGAPYWDMYARGALLGLTRGAKREHIVRAVLEAIAYQTKDVLYAMEKDSKINLKSLKVDGGACANNFLMQFQSDILNVPVLRPYEKETTALGAAYLAGLAVGFWKEQGEIKRIQDIERKFRPDMEEEKRKTLYAGWKKAVERSMKWG; from the coding sequence ATGAAAAAATATGTTTTAGCCTTTGATCAGGGAACTACGAGCTGCAGGGCAATCTTGTTCGATAAAGACGGAAAAAAAATTGAAACTGCCCAGCAGGAGTTTTCTCAAATTTTTCCTAAGCAGGGCTGGGTCGAGCATGATGCCATGGAAATATGGGGAAAGCAAAGCGGGGTAGCCCGCGAGGTTTTGGAAAGAAGCGGAGTTTCCACCCAAGAGATTGCTGCAATCGGAATTACCAACCAGCGGGAAACAACCGTTGTCTGGAACAAAAAGACCGGCCGTCCCGTTTATAATGCCATAGTTTGGCAGTGCCGCAGAACCGCCGATATCTGCGATGCTCTTAAAGAAAAAGGCCTATCCGATTCTATCAGAAAAAAAACCGGCTTGATAATAGACGCTTATTTTTCGGGAACCAAGATAAAGTGGATTTTGGATAATGTTCCCGAAGCAAGAACTCTGGCCGAAAAAGGCGAGCTTCTTTTCGGCAACATCGACACTTGGCTTATCTGGAATTTGACCAGAGGCAAGGTACATGTAACCGATTATACAAACGCATCCCGCACCTTGCTTTTTAATATTCACACTCTGCAATGGGATAAGGAGCTTTTAAAGGCTATGGATATTCCCGAATCTATGCTGCCCGAAGTCAAACCTTCAAGTTATGTTTACGGCTATACCGAAGAGCATACATTCGGGGGAGCTAAGATTCCGATTGCCGGAGCTGCAGGTGATCAGCAGGCAGCCCTCTTCGGGCAAGCCTGTTTCGAAGAAGGTTCTGCAAAAAACACTTATGGAACCGGCTGCTTTATGTTAATGAATACCGGAGATAAGATAATAGAATCAGAAAACGGGCTTCTTACGACTATTGCCTTCGGTATAGATAATAGTGTAAAATATGCCTTGGAGGGAAGCAGTTTTATAGCGGGTGCTGCAGTTCAATGGCTGAGAGATGAGTTAAAACTTATCTATACTGCTCACGAAACGGAGTACTATGCAGGGCTTGTAAACGACACAAACGGTGTTTATTTTGTTCCCGCCTTTTCAGGTCTGGGAGCTCCCTACTGGGATATGTATGCCCGCGGTGCTCTTTTGGGCTTGACAAGGGGGGCAAAAAGAGAGCATATTGTACGTGCGGTCTTGGAAGCCATCGCCTATCAAACAAAGGATGTCCTTTATGCTATGGAAAAGGATTCCAAGATAAACTTAAAATCGCTTAAAGTAGACGGCGGAGCTTGTGCCAATAATTTTTTAATGCAGTTTCAGTCGGATATTTTAAATGTACCCGTTTTGCGCCCCTACGAAAAAGAAACGACGGCCTTGGGAGCTGCCTATCTTGCAGGTCTTGCCGTTGGCTTCTGGAAAGAACAGGGCGAAATAAAACGGATACAGGATATCGAAAGGAAATTTAGGCCGGACATGGAAGAAGAAAAAAGAAAGACTCTCTATGCCGGATGGAAAAAGGCTGTAGAACGCTCAATGAAATGGGGGTAG
- a CDS encoding cytidylyltransferase domain-containing protein: MIGLYEGTAVIVQARLSSKRLVRKALLDLGGMPILYRVLDSVRELPAEHFILACDTNSKKEFQPIAESLGYLCIDGSEEDVLRRFCDAVEFINSNFPNRPLKAVIRVTADNPFLFVQAAEASIRRYFELGEPDYFTYTGLPHGSGIEIIKASSLLKAASETDDEYAHEHVSPAIYGHSDKYRCVRETAPPVWYYPELRTTVDTAEDYEKAKEIYKHLISNKKTAPFTPADIVEAVSYADRLVVFCPSVTPGRGSGHLHRVCDLARSLLGKLRCLIYISESDYPNFSKSLLNSIPSEIVVNEFPKKAALIVLDRFRTSEDEMAFFKNRGPVIAIDDGGTGRRFADFILDILPSLKNVSSSDDDSGSEWFSNLFSPELISLPLNRRKLLSTQRLAKNKKIHLTPKQTKVLVVCGGENSYRMTLPIAQILASLKFDVSAIDINLGFEDIKRLEGKVKAFSRIDNLKERLYEWDLVVTHYGFIAFEALAAGCYVLLVSPTDYHYKLGLAAGFTSLPAGIPSTTDFANVFSHGIKIPKIITPYSESKDLSSLIKNLSFGSRYLCPICGEAGTSEVTARTPDRTMAHCLKCGMYHISFIISPPKQYTKTYFFDEYKAQYGKTYLEDFESIRKQGMRRIEIINKLYIDIFYKKREYSIFDGEKKILDIGCAYGPFVLAAKYSGWYAVGTDISEAAVKYVTDELKLPAFVSAFPVLPKSYEYIYQKRMTGNGFESVSRPIEDGGFAAVSMWFVIEHFRDLDSVLKKVNDLLMPGGIFAFSTPNFSGVTGTFSPYKFFAESPTDHYSIWDSRTVRSQLSMYGFKVLKIVSIGHHPERFKWCKNLKKNGILWNIVMAIGMAISKLFKLGDSMEVYAMKQGRLEDIK, encoded by the coding sequence ATGATTGGTTTATACGAAGGAACGGCCGTAATTGTTCAAGCTCGATTAAGTTCCAAGCGTTTGGTTAGAAAGGCTTTGTTGGACTTGGGCGGTATGCCTATATTATACAGGGTCTTGGATTCGGTCAGAGAATTACCTGCCGAACATTTTATTTTGGCCTGCGATACAAATTCAAAAAAAGAATTTCAGCCCATAGCCGAATCCTTGGGTTATCTCTGTATTGACGGTTCTGAAGAAGATGTTTTAAGGCGTTTTTGTGATGCCGTTGAGTTTATAAATTCCAATTTTCCGAATAGACCTTTAAAGGCCGTCATCAGGGTTACGGCCGATAATCCCTTTCTCTTTGTGCAAGCTGCCGAAGCTTCAATCCGCCGTTATTTTGAATTGGGAGAGCCCGATTATTTTACTTACACAGGTCTTCCTCACGGATCGGGAATAGAAATTATCAAGGCTTCTTCTCTTTTAAAAGCCGCTTCCGAAACCGATGACGAATATGCTCATGAGCATGTGTCTCCTGCAATTTACGGACATTCCGATAAATATAGGTGTGTCAGAGAGACGGCTCCGCCTGTGTGGTATTATCCTGAACTGCGGACTACCGTTGATACCGCCGAAGACTATGAAAAAGCAAAAGAAATTTATAAACACTTAATTTCAAATAAAAAGACGGCTCCGTTTACGCCTGCCGACATAGTTGAGGCTGTAAGTTATGCCGATAGATTAGTTGTATTTTGTCCCTCGGTTACTCCGGGTAGGGGAAGCGGACACTTGCACAGGGTTTGCGATTTAGCGAGATCTCTTTTGGGAAAGTTAAGATGTTTGATTTATATATCCGAGTCGGATTATCCTAATTTTTCAAAATCTCTTTTAAATTCCATTCCTTCCGAAATAGTCGTAAACGAGTTTCCAAAAAAAGCGGCACTAATCGTATTGGACAGATTTAGAACATCTGAAGATGAGATGGCTTTTTTTAAGAATAGGGGGCCTGTTATCGCAATTGACGATGGCGGCACCGGCCGAAGATTTGCCGATTTTATTTTGGATATACTACCTTCACTTAAAAATGTAAGCTCGTCTGACGATGATTCCGGCTCCGAATGGTTTTCTAATCTTTTTTCGCCTGAGTTGATATCCCTTCCGTTAAATAGGCGAAAGCTCCTTTCAACTCAGAGATTGGCAAAAAATAAAAAGATACACTTAACTCCTAAACAAACAAAGGTTCTTGTAGTTTGCGGAGGGGAAAATTCTTATAGGATGACCCTTCCAATTGCACAAATTCTAGCCTCCTTAAAATTCGATGTTTCTGCAATAGATATAAATTTAGGTTTTGAAGATATAAAACGGCTTGAAGGAAAGGTTAAAGCTTTTTCAAGAATCGATAACTTAAAAGAGAGACTTTATGAATGGGATTTGGTTGTAACTCATTATGGGTTCATTGCCTTTGAAGCCTTGGCTGCAGGCTGTTATGTGCTTTTGGTTTCTCCTACCGACTATCATTATAAGTTAGGTTTAGCCGCCGGTTTTACATCTCTTCCTGCCGGGATACCTTCTACTACCGACTTTGCTAATGTCTTTTCTCATGGAATTAAGATACCTAAAATTATTACACCTTATTCTGAATCCAAGGATTTATCTTCTTTGATAAAAAATTTGTCTTTCGGTTCACGGTATCTCTGTCCTATTTGCGGGGAAGCCGGTACCTCCGAAGTTACGGCCAGAACTCCCGATAGGACTATGGCACATTGTTTAAAGTGCGGAATGTATCATATTTCTTTTATAATAAGTCCTCCAAAACAATATACCAAAACTTATTTTTTTGATGAGTATAAGGCCCAATACGGTAAAACCTACTTAGAGGATTTTGAATCTATAAGAAAGCAGGGTATGCGCCGAATAGAAATTATCAATAAACTTTATATAGATATTTTTTATAAAAAAAGGGAATACAGTATTTTTGACGGTGAAAAGAAAATATTGGATATAGGCTGTGCTTACGGCCCCTTTGTTCTTGCTGCAAAGTATTCGGGTTGGTATGCCGTCGGAACCGATATTTCGGAAGCCGCCGTAAAATATGTAACGGACGAGTTAAAACTGCCGGCCTTTGTTTCGGCTTTTCCGGTTCTCCCGAAATCCTATGAGTATATTTACCAAAAACGAATGACGGGAAACGGGTTTGAATCGGTTTCAAGACCTATTGAAGACGGAGGTTTTGCTGCCGTTAGTATGTGGTTTGTTATCGAGCATTTTAGGGACTTGGATTCGGTTTTAAAAAAAGTAAACGATCTTTTAATGCCGGGCGGTATTTTTGCTTTTTCAACTCCAAACTTTTCCGGTGTTACGGGAACTTTTTCGCCTTATAAATTTTTTGCAGAAAGTCCTACCGACCATTATTCCATATGGGATTCAAGAACTGTAAGGTCTCAGCTCAGTATGTACGGCTTTAAAGTTTTAAAGATTGTTTCGATAGGTCATCATCCTGAAAGATTTAAGTGGTGTAAAAATCTTAAAAAGAACGGAATACTTTGGAACATAGTTATGGCCATAGGCATGGCTATAAGTAAACTTTTTAAACTCGGAGACAGTATGGAAGTTTATGCAATGAAGCAGGGAAGACTGGAGGATATAAAATGA